A stretch of Bordetella genomosp. 13 DNA encodes these proteins:
- a CDS encoding AMP-binding protein translates to MSRPWLAHYPEGVSAEVSLHGYTSLTDLLDQACRRHADRVACTAMGSDILFSEIDNHARAFAAWLQSLGLQRGARVALMMPNVPSYLVAMLGTLRAGLVVVNVNPLYKPDELGCQLRDSGAEVIVIFENFAHTLQNVRDRGALRHVVVVSPGDLLGGLKAPLINFAARYVKRMIPSWHIEGAVRMPLVLQEGARATYSHVTLAMSDLAVLQYTGGTTGTPKGAMLSHGNLVTNVLQVQEVARPALGDLSGPPLTIISALPLYHVFAMTVCGLFGMHAGMNNLLIINPRDQAALIEAWRKKPVHVFPGVNTLFNALANNPEFAKLDFSGLRLTLGGGMAVQQAVADRWLKLTGRPLIEGYGLSETSPVATVNRTDATEYTGSIGLPLPSTDVAILDDAGAEVPLGERGEVAIRGPQVMLGYWQRPEETRAVMTRDGYFRTGDIGIMDEAGYTRIVDRKKDMIAVSGFKVYPNEVEAVLASHPGVLECAVVGMPDGHSGESVKAFVVRRDAALTEAELLRWCQDKLTGYKRPRHVEFRDELPKSNVGKILRRELRAEAPKKQAAAA, encoded by the coding sequence ATGTCGCGTCCATGGCTCGCCCACTATCCTGAAGGGGTTTCCGCGGAAGTCTCGCTGCACGGATATACCTCCCTTACCGACTTGCTCGACCAGGCCTGCAGGCGCCACGCCGACCGCGTCGCGTGCACGGCGATGGGCAGCGACATCCTCTTTTCCGAAATCGACAATCATGCGCGGGCCTTCGCGGCATGGTTGCAGTCGCTGGGCCTGCAGCGCGGCGCGCGCGTGGCGCTGATGATGCCCAATGTGCCGTCCTATCTGGTGGCCATGCTGGGCACACTGCGCGCGGGTCTCGTGGTGGTCAACGTGAACCCGCTGTACAAGCCCGACGAGCTGGGGTGCCAGCTGCGCGACAGCGGCGCCGAAGTCATCGTCATATTCGAGAATTTCGCGCACACGCTGCAGAACGTGCGAGACCGCGGCGCGCTGCGCCACGTGGTGGTGGTCAGTCCCGGCGACCTGCTGGGCGGCCTGAAGGCGCCGTTGATCAATTTCGCGGCGCGCTACGTCAAGCGCATGATTCCGTCATGGCACATCGAGGGCGCCGTGCGCATGCCCCTGGTTCTGCAAGAGGGCGCGCGGGCCACGTACTCGCACGTCACCCTGGCCATGAGCGACCTGGCCGTGCTGCAGTACACGGGCGGCACCACCGGCACGCCCAAGGGCGCCATGCTGTCGCACGGCAACCTGGTCACCAATGTGCTGCAGGTGCAGGAAGTGGCGCGGCCGGCCCTGGGCGACCTGTCCGGACCGCCGCTCACCATCATCAGCGCCTTGCCGCTGTACCACGTGTTCGCCATGACGGTGTGCGGATTGTTCGGCATGCATGCCGGCATGAACAATCTCCTGATCATCAATCCGCGCGACCAGGCCGCCCTTATCGAAGCGTGGCGCAAAAAGCCCGTGCACGTGTTCCCCGGCGTCAACACGCTGTTCAATGCGCTGGCCAACAACCCCGAGTTCGCCAAGCTCGATTTCTCGGGTCTGCGTCTCACGCTGGGCGGCGGCATGGCGGTGCAGCAGGCGGTGGCCGACCGCTGGCTGAAGCTGACCGGGCGTCCGCTGATCGAAGGCTATGGCCTGTCCGAGACCTCGCCGGTGGCCACGGTGAACCGCACCGACGCCACCGAGTACACCGGATCGATCGGACTGCCGCTGCCTTCCACCGACGTGGCGATTCTCGATGACGCCGGCGCCGAAGTGCCGCTGGGCGAGCGCGGCGAGGTGGCCATCCGCGGGCCCCAGGTCATGCTGGGATATTGGCAGCGGCCCGAGGAAACCCGCGCCGTCATGACCCGCGACGGTTATTTCCGTACGGGCGACATCGGCATCATGGACGAGGCGGGCTACACGCGCATCGTCGATCGCAAGAAGGACATGATCGCGGTGTCGGGCTTCAAGGTCTATCCCAACGAGGTAGAGGCCGTGCTGGCCAGCCATCCGGGCGTGCTCGAATGCGCGGTCGTGGGCATGCCCGACGGACATTCGGGCGAATCGGTGAAGGCCTTCGTGGTGCGGCGCGACGCCGCGCTTACCGAGGCGGAACTGCTGCGCTGGTGCCAGGACAAGCTCACGGGGTACAAGCGGCCGCGCCACGTGGAGTTTCGCGACGAACTGCCCAAGAGCAACGTGGGCAAGATACTGCGCCGCGAACTGCGCGCCGAAGCGCCCAAGAAGCAGGCGGCTGCGGCATAG
- a CDS encoding M20 aminoacylase family protein: protein MHLLEPLVTWRHDLAAIRRDIHAHPELAFEEFRTADVVAARLQEWGIEVDRGLGGTGVVGIVHGNIPGKGTVGLRADMDALPMQEVNSFEHASRHEGKMHACGHDGHTVMLLGAARYLSQHRDFAGTVYLIFQPAEEGGGGAQRMIDDGLFRRYPMEAVFGMHNWPGIPTGRFGVTAGPIMASANEFSIVIRGKGAHAGMPHLGIDPVMAAVQLAQSLQTIITRNRNPLDAAVLSITQIHAGSADNVVPGHAELRGTVRTFTLETLDLIERRMREIAQHTCAALDCEMEFDFQRNYPPTINHPAETAFCVEVMRDIVGADNVDDHVQPTMGAEDFAFMLQALPGCYVWIGNGLGEHRSAGHGMGPCMLHNGSYDFNDELLPIGATYWVELATRWLARER, encoded by the coding sequence ATGCACCTGCTCGAGCCTCTGGTCACCTGGCGGCACGACCTTGCCGCGATCCGCCGCGACATCCACGCCCACCCCGAACTGGCCTTCGAAGAGTTCCGCACGGCCGACGTGGTCGCGGCCAGGTTGCAGGAGTGGGGCATCGAAGTCGACCGCGGGCTGGGCGGCACGGGCGTGGTGGGCATCGTGCATGGCAACATACCGGGCAAGGGCACGGTAGGACTGCGCGCCGACATGGACGCGTTGCCCATGCAAGAGGTCAACAGCTTCGAGCACGCCAGCCGCCACGAAGGCAAGATGCACGCCTGCGGCCACGACGGCCACACCGTCATGCTGCTGGGCGCGGCGCGATACCTGTCGCAGCACCGCGATTTCGCGGGCACGGTGTACCTGATTTTCCAGCCCGCGGAAGAAGGCGGCGGCGGCGCGCAGCGCATGATCGACGACGGCCTGTTCCGCCGCTATCCCATGGAAGCCGTGTTCGGCATGCACAACTGGCCCGGCATACCCACCGGTCGATTCGGCGTCACGGCCGGGCCCATCATGGCCTCGGCCAACGAATTCTCCATCGTCATCCGCGGCAAGGGCGCGCATGCGGGCATGCCGCACCTGGGCATCGACCCGGTGATGGCCGCGGTGCAGCTGGCGCAGTCGTTGCAGACCATCATCACGCGCAACCGCAACCCGCTCGATGCCGCGGTGCTCAGCATCACGCAGATCCATGCGGGCAGCGCGGACAACGTGGTGCCCGGCCACGCGGAACTGCGCGGCACCGTGCGCACCTTCACGCTCGAAACGCTCGACCTCATCGAACGCCGCATGCGCGAGATCGCTCAGCATACCTGCGCGGCGCTCGATTGCGAGATGGAGTTCGACTTCCAGCGCAATTACCCGCCCACCATCAACCACCCCGCCGAAACCGCGTTCTGTGTCGAGGTGATGCGCGACATCGTCGGCGCCGACAACGTCGACGATCACGTGCAGCCCACCATGGGCGCGGAAGACTTCGCCTTCATGCTGCAAGCGCTGCCCGGCTGCTACGTGTGGATCGGCAACGGCCTGGGCGAGCATCGCAGCGCGGGCCACGGCATGGGCCCTTGCATGCTGCACAACGGCAGCTACGACTTCAACGACGAATTGCTGCCGATCGGCGCCACCTATTGGGTGGAGCTGGCCACGCGCTGGCTGGCGCGCGAACGCTAG
- a CDS encoding LysR family transcriptional regulator, with product MTPDQLLTFACVADTGNISRAAGQLNLSQPAVSGQLRALQDWFGEPLYRRQGHGIALTAAGERLAEQARQLRQIYARAQAERDAWRGMDAGSLRLGASTTPASYLLPALVARFHQRFPAVALHLSDGNTRQIVERLPQLDLAFIEGDVPTGLADGTAVYPWTEDEVVAVVRADHALARAGSATLDQLAAWPLVMREPGSGVRQLVERAFAGAGLSPAAALELAGVEGVKQAVRAGLGTGFVSAMSMRHEDGTLAVVRVAPVALTRTLSILVPHADTAARAARQFLDSCLAMDGELAAKADEG from the coding sequence ATGACTCCAGACCAGCTACTGACCTTCGCCTGCGTCGCCGATACCGGAAACATCAGTCGGGCGGCGGGGCAGTTGAACCTGTCTCAACCTGCCGTGTCGGGACAGTTGCGTGCCCTGCAGGACTGGTTCGGCGAGCCTTTGTACCGGCGACAAGGGCACGGCATCGCGCTCACCGCGGCAGGCGAGCGGCTGGCGGAGCAGGCCAGGCAGCTGCGCCAGATCTACGCGCGGGCGCAGGCCGAGCGCGACGCATGGCGCGGGATGGATGCCGGCTCGCTGCGGCTGGGCGCCAGCACCACGCCCGCCAGCTACCTACTGCCGGCGCTAGTGGCGCGCTTCCACCAGCGCTTCCCCGCCGTGGCGCTGCATCTGTCGGATGGCAATACGCGGCAGATCGTCGAGCGGCTGCCTCAACTGGACCTGGCCTTCATCGAGGGCGACGTGCCGACGGGCCTGGCCGACGGCACGGCGGTGTACCCGTGGACCGAAGACGAAGTGGTGGCGGTGGTGCGCGCCGACCATGCGCTGGCGCGCGCGGGATCCGCCACGCTGGATCAACTGGCGGCCTGGCCGCTGGTGATGCGCGAGCCGGGTTCAGGCGTGCGGCAACTGGTCGAGCGCGCGTTCGCCGGGGCTGGGCTGAGCCCGGCCGCGGCGTTGGAACTGGCGGGCGTCGAAGGGGTGAAGCAGGCGGTGCGCGCCGGCCTGGGCACAGGCTTCGTGTCCGCGATGTCGATGCGCCATGAGGATGGCACGTTGGCCGTGGTGCGCGTGGCGCCGGTCGCGCTCACCCGCACGCTAAGCATTCTGGTGCCGCATGCCGACACCGCCGCGCGCGCGGCGCGGCAATTTCTCGACAGCTGCCTGGCGATGGACGGCGAGCTGGCCGCGAAGGCGGATGAAGGCTAG
- a CDS encoding YeiH family protein, which yields MDASLTAPTPTPWRDKLNGVLFVALMAGAVVQLADLPVIRGLGFSPLVVGIVCGMLYGNFLRGTMPAEWGAGVHFTARRLLRIAVAFYGLNISIQQIAAVGLPGLAVSVAIVVGTLALGAFVGQKLLGLDRDTAVLTSAGSAICGAAAVLAFEPTLRAAPHKSAVAVATVVLFGTLSMFLYPVFYHAGWLPFDTQALGIFIGGTVHEVAQVVGAASNIDPATTEVATIVKMTRVALLVPVLIALGLWLRSRATRSDESGSRGAKLPIPWFAVGFLALAIVNSLNVLPSDAVAAIRRMDVFALTMAMTALGIETRFAQIRKAGPRVLALGAVLYAWLLFGGYALVKMAA from the coding sequence GTGGACGCATCGCTCACCGCCCCTACTCCCACCCCCTGGCGCGACAAGCTCAATGGCGTGCTGTTCGTCGCGCTGATGGCTGGAGCGGTGGTGCAGTTGGCCGATCTGCCCGTCATTCGCGGCCTGGGCTTCTCGCCGTTGGTGGTGGGCATCGTGTGCGGCATGCTGTACGGCAATTTCCTGCGCGGCACCATGCCCGCCGAGTGGGGTGCGGGCGTGCATTTCACGGCGCGCAGGCTGCTGCGCATCGCCGTCGCCTTCTACGGCCTGAACATCAGCATCCAGCAGATCGCCGCCGTGGGTCTGCCAGGACTGGCCGTATCGGTGGCCATCGTGGTGGGCACGCTGGCCCTGGGCGCCTTCGTCGGCCAGAAACTGCTGGGCCTGGACCGCGACACCGCGGTGCTGACCTCAGCCGGCAGCGCCATCTGCGGCGCCGCCGCAGTGCTGGCCTTCGAGCCCACGCTGCGGGCCGCCCCGCACAAGAGCGCCGTGGCCGTGGCCACCGTAGTGCTGTTCGGCACGCTGTCGATGTTCCTGTATCCGGTGTTCTATCACGCCGGCTGGCTGCCGTTCGACACCCAGGCGCTGGGCATTTTCATCGGCGGCACCGTGCACGAAGTCGCCCAGGTCGTGGGCGCCGCCAGCAACATCGACCCGGCCACTACCGAAGTCGCCACCATCGTGAAGATGACGCGCGTCGCGCTGCTGGTGCCGGTGCTGATCGCACTGGGCCTGTGGCTGCGCAGCCGCGCCACGCGGTCCGACGAATCCGGAAGCCGCGGCGCCAAGCTGCCCATCCCGTGGTTCGCCGTAGGCTTTCTGGCGCTGGCCATCGTCAACTCGCTCAACGTGCTGCCCTCCGATGCCGTCGCGGCGATCCGCAGGATGGACGTGTTCGCGCTCACCATGGCCATGACTGCGCTGGGCATCGAGACTCGCTTCGCGCAGATCCGCAAGGCCGGCCCCCGCGTGCTGGCGCTGGGCGCCGTGTTGTACGCATGGCTGCTGTTCGGCGGCTACGCGCTGGTCAAGATGGCGGCCTGA
- a CDS encoding acyl-CoA thioesterase — translation MTSTAHPTKVRLPEGREPVLRVMPMPADANIHGDVFGGWIMAQVDIAGSIPAARRAAGRVATVAVNAFQFKQPVFVGDLLSFYTSITKTGNTSVTVSVEVYAERQRLDAEVVKVTEATLTYVATDEARRSRPLPPL, via the coding sequence ATGACTTCCACCGCACATCCCACCAAAGTCAGGCTGCCGGAAGGCCGCGAACCCGTCCTGCGGGTCATGCCCATGCCGGCCGATGCCAACATCCACGGCGACGTCTTCGGCGGGTGGATCATGGCGCAGGTCGACATCGCCGGCTCGATACCGGCAGCGCGGCGCGCGGCCGGCCGGGTCGCCACGGTGGCCGTCAACGCATTCCAGTTCAAGCAGCCCGTCTTCGTCGGCGACCTGCTCAGTTTCTATACGTCCATCACCAAGACCGGCAACACGTCCGTCACGGTCTCGGTCGAGGTGTATGCCGAACGCCAGCGGCTCGATGCCGAGGTCGTCAAGGTCACCGAAGCCACGCTGACCTACGTGGCCACCGACGAGGCTCGCCGCAGCCGCCCCCTGCCTCCGCTCTGA